The Impatiens glandulifera chromosome 8, dImpGla2.1, whole genome shotgun sequence genome includes a window with the following:
- the LOC124912148 gene encoding receptor-like protein kinase: MNLGGNSLSGMIPSSLGNLSGITEIDFSMNKLTGVVSSELFGNMVNLGRLNISYNRLEGLLPSDQLSNCTELFDLDLSYNLFNGSIPSFAFRSLKKLSTLNLNGNKLVGGLPAFLLFEIDSLLNLQLGGNMLGGSFPSFEMEATQHHLKRLNVSWNGMTGEIKELGRLSELEELDISHNNLTGTLSYIGGTGPKFVKLNVSYNHFSGQIPETLLKVANSFPYSFVGNSGLCLICLLPTINNSSCHENPILKSCSRKTPSSSTTKIVLIAIGSSVVLIIILVGCFMCFFQRKRKNRDDSNLVDEEEGASSELNRIMLATENLDDKYLIGKGAHGKVYKVSLPSPDHVKQEGVVHYAAKKLVFSGSIRKSMVREIETVGRVRHRNIVKLENFRLRKEHGLILYQYMENGSLHDVLHEISPPRNLEWNERYRIAIGVANGLSYLHHDCDPPIVHKDIKPMNILLDLDMEPHISDFGIAKLLLLDHDQSTAPIQSNAVLGTIGYIALENAFSINNFSTKSDVYSFGVVLLELITRKKVLDPYFSEKSGSTSGDIVGWVRSVWSSTTQEEVEQVAMRIVDSSMMMLINHELLDKIIEVLVLALRCTEKEPKQRPTMREVVKMLQHAKY; this comes from the exons ATGAATCTTGGTGGTAATAGCTTGTCGGGCATGATTCCTTCCAGCTTGGGGAACTTATCTGGCATTACAGAGATTGATTTTTCAATGAACAAGTTGACGGGTGTTGTGTCATCTGAATTATTTGGAAACATGGTTAATCTTGGAAGATTGAATATTTCTTACAATCGGTTGGAAGGTTTGTTGCCATCTGATCAACTGTCAAACTGTACTGAATTGTTTGACCTTGATTTGAGTTACAATCTTTTCAATGGTTCTATACCCTCTTTTGCTTTTAGAAGCTTGAAGAAGTTGTCTACACTGAATCTCAATGGTAACAAACTAGTTGGAGGTCTTCCTgcttttttgttatttgaaattgattccCTTTTGAATCTGCAGTTGGGCGGGAATATGTTGGGTGGGAGCTTTCCTTCGTTCGAAATGGAAGCAACACAACATCATTTGAAAAGACTAAATGTTAGCTGGAATGGTATGACAGGTGAGATTAAGGAACTAGGAAGATTGAGTGAATTGGAGGAGTTGGACATATCTCACAACAATTTGACAGGGACTTTGTCTTACATTGGTGGAACCGGGCCCAAGTTTGTTAAACTGAATGTTTCTTACAACCATTTCAGTGGCCAGATACCTGAAACATTGTTGAAGGTTGCCAATTCATTCCCTTATTCTTTTGTTGGGAATTCAGGTCTTTGTTTGATATGTCTTCTTCCTACAATCAACAACTCAAGTTGCCATGAAAATCCCATATTAAAGTCTTGCAGCCGGAAAACACCTTCTTCTTCTACTACTAAAATTGTTTTGATAGCTATTGGATCGTCAGTTGTTCTCATCATCATCCTTGTAGGATGTTTCATGTGTTTCTTtcagaggaagaggaagaaccgaGATGATAGTAACTTGGTAGATGAAGAAGAGGGTGCATCCTCTGAACTGAATAGAATAATGTTAGCTACTGAGAATCTGGATGATAAATACTTGATTGGAAAAGGCGCCCATGGAAAGGTATATAAAGTTTCACTCCCAAGTCCAGATCATGTTAAACAAGAGGGTGTGGTGCATTATGCTGCAAAGAAGCTGGTTTTTTCAGGATCGATAAGAAAAAGTATGGTGAGGGAGATCGAGACAGTTGGGAGGGTGAGGCATAGAAACATCGTGAAGTTGGAAAATTTCAGGTTGAGAAAGGAACACGGTTTGATCTTATACCAATATATGGAAAACGGAAGCCTTCATGATGTGCTCCATGAGATAAGTCCACCTCGGAACTTGGAGTGGAATGAACGTTATAGAATTGCAATTGGAGTAGCTAATGGATTGTCGTATCTTCACCACGATTGTGATCCTCCGATAGTGCATAAGGATATCAAACCAATGAATATATTGTTGGATTTGGACATGGAGCCTCATATATCTGATTTTGGCATTGCcaagcttcttcttcttgatcatGATCAATCCACAGCCCCAATTCAATCCAATGCAGTTCTAGGCACAATTGGCTATATAGCACtag AAAATGCATTTAGCATCAACAACTTTAGCACAAAATCAGATGTGTATAGTTTTGGAGTGGTCTTATTGGAGTTGATAACAAGAAAGAAGGTATTAGATCCTTATTTCTCCGAGAAGTCAGGATCTACATCAGGGGACATAGTAGGTTGGGTGAGATCTGTATGGAGCAGCACTACTCAAGAAGAAGTAGAACAAGTAGCAATGAGGATAGTGGATTCAAGTATGATGATGCTGATCAATCATGAATTGttggataaaataattgaagtaCTTGTGTTAGCTTTGAGATGTACAGAGAAGGAACCAAAACAAAGACCCACAATGAGAGAAGTAGTGAAGATGCTCCAGCATGCCAAATACTGA